In Blautia sp. SC05B48, a single genomic region encodes these proteins:
- a CDS encoding DUF4097 family beta strand repeat-containing protein gives MNKIAKTALMTGTALCVAGVVLSTAGYFAGGKDFTYASDHFYVSGGNSSDKNLAVMEKQQIDDFTKLDVDFSNLDLEIRTSDDTHYYMEYKLEKTGKKDPLTWEDKDGKLTLKEYEGSSGNYYITYDLGIFREHVKKTETQKYLNTVILYVPENAELSEGDIHLSDGDLNAEQLLCEKMTVKLSNGDMNLDRGEFKDFEATLGDGELEIGDIRTGSLKLKNSNGDVTLKRAALGDGEISLGDGELQIGDSSFNGDMDINSSDGDVSIEMKAGSVKKTNIHLETTDGDVDASGVSEGRSSEGDSYSVYENKVDTSAPALNVKCGDGDITLTESEK, from the coding sequence ATGAATAAGATTGCAAAGACAGCACTGATGACAGGCACAGCACTCTGTGTGGCGGGAGTTGTACTTTCCACTGCCGGATATTTTGCTGGGGGAAAAGATTTCACATATGCTTCCGATCATTTCTATGTATCCGGAGGAAATTCTTCTGATAAAAACCTTGCAGTGATGGAAAAACAGCAGATCGATGATTTTACGAAACTGGATGTTGATTTCAGCAATCTTGATCTGGAAATCCGGACTTCCGATGATACTCATTATTATATGGAATACAAACTTGAAAAAACCGGAAAAAAAGATCCTCTTACATGGGAAGATAAAGACGGGAAACTTACCTTAAAAGAGTATGAAGGTTCTTCAGGAAATTATTATATAACATATGATCTGGGAATCTTCAGAGAGCATGTAAAGAAAACAGAAACGCAGAAGTATTTAAACACAGTGATCCTTTATGTGCCGGAGAACGCAGAACTTTCGGAGGGCGATATCCATCTTTCGGACGGAGATCTTAACGCAGAACAGCTGCTTTGTGAGAAAATGACAGTGAAGCTCTCAAATGGAGATATGAATCTGGACAGAGGTGAGTTTAAAGATTTCGAGGCGACACTTGGAGACGGGGAGCTTGAGATCGGGGATATCCGGACAGGATCTCTGAAACTGAAAAACAGCAACGGTGATGTGACGCTGAAAAGGGCAGCTCTTGGAGATGGGGAGATCAGCCTTGGAGATGGTGAGCTGCAGATCGGAGACAGCAGTTTTAACGGCGATATGGATATCAACAGTTCTGACGGTGATGTTTCCATTGAAATGAAAGCTGGCAGCGTGAAAAAAACCAACATACATCTGGAGACCACAGATGGCGATGTGGATGCTTCCGGCGTATCAGAAGGCAGAAGCAGTGAGGGGGATTCTTACTCTGTCTACGAGAATAAAGTGGATACTTCCGCACCGGCTCTGAATGTGAAATGCGGAGATGGAGATATTACCTTAACAGAATCAGAAAAGTGA